A stretch of DNA from Thiomicrospira sp. XS5:
TGCCATGGTGCAGTCCGACATGAAGAAACTGGTGGCCTATTCCTCGATTTCCCACATGGGCTTCGTGACCATCGGTATGTTCCTGGTGTATGACATCGTTCAAAACACCGGCTCCATCCAAGGGTCGATGATCGGGATGGAAGGGGCCATGATTCAAATGATTTCCCACGGTTTCATTTCCGGCGCGATGTTCTTGATGATCGGTGTCTTGTATGACCGTATGCATACCCGTGAAATTTCCGCTTACGGCGGGGTGGTGAACACCATGCCGTGGTTCGGCTTCTTTGCCGTGTTGTTTGCGATGGCGAACGCCGGTTTGCCGGGCACGTCCGGGTTTGTGGGTGAATTCATGGTTATCCTGGCCTCATTCAAAGCGAATGTCTGGTACGGCGTGATAGCGGCTTCCACCTTGATTATCGGCGCGGCTTATACCTTGTGGATGGTGAAGCGTGTCTTCTTCGGTGCGGTGGCCAACGACAACGTCGGAACCTTGCAAGATTTGAACAAACGCGAATTCGCAATTATGGCGACACTTGCCGTGGCGGTTGTGCTGTTGGGTGTCTACCCGGCTCCATTGATTGATGTGATGCATTCTTCGGTGGCCAATCTGCTGATTCAAGCGACCACGTCAAAACTATAAGAAACAATAGGTGAGTTAATCGTATGAACTTTGTTATTCCCAGTTTTACCCCTGCAATTCCAGAGATTGTCTTATTGACCTTGACGTCTTTGTTGTTGGTTGCAGACACTATCTGGTCTAAGCGTAGCGAATTCGCAACCTATTATGCCACTCAGTTGATTTTGTTGGTCGTCGGTTATTTGGTTTGGACCAGCTTCTCCGTTGAGCAAGTGCTGACGTTCGACGGGAGTTTTGTGCGTGACGCTTTCGGCGATGTGCTGAAGCTCTTTATCGTCATTATCTCGATGGGGATTTTCCTGTTCTCGAAAGAATATCTTCTGCAGCAGAAATTCTATCGCGGTGAATATTTCACCTTAGGGTTGTTCGGTGTGCTGGGCATGTTTGTCATGGTGTCCGCTTATAACCTGATCACCTTGTACCTAGGTTTGGAAATCATGTCCTTGGCGATTTATGCCATGGTCGCCATGCGTAAAGACAACCAGTTTGCCTTGGAATCCGCCATGAAATACTTCGTATTGGGCGCATTGGCTACCGGTATGTTGTTGTATGGCTTCTCGATGCTTTACGGTGCGACCGGCACCATTCAGTTCAATGAAATGGCTGAAGTCATTGCCTCTGGCAATGTGGATCACGTGGTTCTGTCATTTGGTGTGGTCTTCGTGGTGATCGGTTTGGCGTTTAAGCTGGGTGCGGTACCGTTCCACATGTGGGTGCCGGACGTTTATCACGGTGCGCCAACGGCGGTGACGCTGTACATTGGTACGGCGCCGAAACTGGCCGCCTTTGCCATCATGTACCGTTTGTTGGTGGAAGGCTTGCCTGGCCTGGTGGAAGATTGGCAATCGTTGATTATCATGATTTCGATTTTGTCGTTGATTGTCGGCGCCGTCATCACCTTGGTACAGGATAACCTGAAACGTCTATTGGCCTATTCTGGTATCGGTCACGTCGGCTTCCTATTGTTGGGCATTATCGCCGCCAATCCGGACGGCTATTCCGCCGCGATGTTCTATGTCATTGTCTACGCCATCACGGCCGTCGCCGGGTTCGGTATGATTACCGCTTTGGCGAGAACCGGCAACGAGTTTGACTTGATCGCGGACTTCAAAGGCATGAACAAGCGCAACCCTTGGTTGGCCTTGATGATGTTATTCGTCATGTTCTCTATGGCGGGGATTCCACCATTCGTCGGCTTCTATGCGAAAGTCCTAGTGATTGAAGAAGTGGTGGCCGCCGGCTTCACTTGGTTGGCGATTCTAGCGGTTGTGACCGCTGTCATCAGCGCCTTCTACTACTTGAAAGTGGTTAAGGTCATGTACTTTGACGAACCGGACGATAACACTAAGGTCGAGCCGATCAGCAATCAGCTGAACTGGGCGGTGAGCTTTGTTTCCATAGCCTTGTTGTTGCTCGGCCTGATGCCGTCGCCATTGATTACACTGTGCTACAATAGTTTGTAAGATTAATTCAAACCCGTTTCCAAACGGGCTTTTTTGCTTGAAGGAGTGTTGTGTTATGACAGTCGACACCGCTGTTTGGGTTTTGTTGGTCACGGCCATTGTTTTGGCGAATATTCCTTGGATTCTGTCCAATCGAGTGTTTGTTTTTATCCCGGTTCAAAAAGCCAAATCGATTTGGTTTAACTTTGCCGAATGGTTTTTGTATTTCCTGGTGACCGGCATTTTCGCTTATCTGTTGGAAGACAAAGCGATGGGGCATGTCAAACCCCAAGAATGGGAGTTTTATGTGGTAACGTTCTTTATGTTCGCCATCTTCTCTTTCCCAGGGTTTATCTACCGCTACAATCTGAAAATGTTTTTGGACAAGGCGCGCGGTAAGAAACAAGCGGCTTAATCGTCCGTTTAAACCAACACCTGTTTGATCCCTTCTCGAATCAGGCCTGACTGGCCTGATTGCTATCTTCTTTGCTTTTACCCTCTAATCGCTTAATATTGAACTTCATGATTTAGTTTTTTGAGTTCATTATGAAACCATCCATTACAGTCGCAACCGTTGGAAAAGGCTGTTCACAATGCCATAAAGATTTAGGGTTTGAGTTTTCGTTTGCTTTCCAACCCATTGTGAATGTGCGCGAAGCCACGATTTTTGGTTATGAGGCTTTGGTTCGAGGCACAGAAGGGCAAGGGGCTTTTTCCATTTTGAATCAAGTGGGGGCCGATAACCGTTACGCTTTTGACCAGGCCTGCCGTGTGAAAGCGATTGGCTTGGCAGCAAAGTTGAACCTTCAGCAAGTGATCAGCATTAATTTCTTGCCCAATGCCGTCTATGAACCGGAACACTGCATTCAAAGCACCCTGAAAGCCGCAGAAGCCAACGATTTCCCGATTGAACGGATCATGTTTGAAATCACCGAATCCGAACAGGTGTATGACTTGGACCACATGACCGAGATTTTCGATTATTATCAAAAAACTGGCTTTATCACCGCCCTTGATGATTTCGGTGCCGGACATGCAGGCCTAAATACCTTATCGCGGTTTGTTCCCAATATTCTGAAAATTGATATGAATCTCGTCACGGACATTCATCGTGATACCGTCAAACAATCCATTTTTAAAGGACTGGCTTCGATTGCCACCGATTTGAATTTTACGTTATTGGCCGAGGGAATCGAGCAGGAAGAAGAGGCGCTGTATTTCAAGGAAGCGGGCGTGGAGTTAATGCAAGGGTACTATTTTGCCAAGCCGGGTTTTGAAACCTTGCCAGCCGTTGATTTTGCCAGCAAAGTGTTTGGTTAATTTGTAATAGCTTATGTCTCTAACGACAAATTTCGGGCAATAAAAAAGCCAGACTTCAGAACTTTTGTTAAAGTAATGAATATCTGGCTTCCAGAAATTTGGTAGCGGGGGGCTGGATTTGAACCAACGATCTTCGGGTTGTGAGCTGTTTATTATAATAAAATCAACAATTTAATTTCGATCTTGCCAACCTGAACGCACGGTGCCACTACTTTATACAACTTAAAGAAATAGCTCCCTTTGAAACAATAAAATTGTCTAAAAAATTAGCGGCAATTCAAAGATCACTGCATTATCCAACATTGAATCAATTAATTTTTTAGAACAGGCTTAACAAGCTTTTTAGTTTCGTAATGATCTCTTTTTAAAAAAATCAATAATAGTCCAAAAAAAGCCAGCATCAGCTCAATTAAAAATGCCACCATAATTTCTAACGACGGTATACCGTCTAGCATAAAACTCAAGGTTCTAAATACAATAAATACTGTATAGAAAGCTACAGAAATGAATACAGCGGATTTAATTGAGTCCTTTCTAAAAGTTGCTATAAAAACATAGAGACCTATGCTAAATATCAACCCTCCCATAGCTCTCAAGTCACTTAGAAAACTAACTGATGGCCCAAGATTCTTATCAATGCCGCCATTTAACTCTAAGCCCAACGGTACATTCATACTAGTCAAATAATCATTAGGCGTTAAAGAGATATATGCTCCAACTAGAATAATGATCAAACCAGAAATTAATAAATAAGTTTTTGCAATCCAGTTACCCATCTCAAATTCTCCTACGATTAGTCCATTAACTTACCTGAACTTGGTTAGATATTGCCCAAACACTGCTCTTTGCTGTTCTTGCAACATACTCATGAAAGCGTACGGCAGGCCGACCTAATACATTTTCAACCGTATCCGTCGTCCACTCATTTCGGCCATCCAGCACATTGACGAAAAGCTCATTGATTAACCAAGCCATATCCTCGGGTAGCCCCTGCGCTTTTGCTCCAGCCAAGTAAGCACCCACAGGAATGCCTGAATAAACAATATTCTGTTTAGTTGCCTCTGAAATGGCTGCAATACAATCTGTAAATGTCAGCATTTCAGGACCAGTCACTTCCAGTAGCTGGTTGTTTAAATCAATTCTTGTCAGAGCCGCTACAACGACATCCGCAATATCATCTACATCAATAAAAGGTTCACGCGCCTTGGCTTCCGGTAAAACCAACTCACCCGATTGAATCCCATCAAGCATAAAACTCTCGCTGAAATTTTGCATAAACCAACTGGCACGAACAATATTCCAAGTTAGTCCACTCTCTTTAACAGCGGTCTCCGCTCGTTGTGCGCCCTCTTCACCACGCCCAGATAATAAAACGACATGCTTGATATCTTTCTCTTTTGCCAATTCCACAAAGGCTCTAATGTCTGCCTCTGCCTGAGGGATAGCTAGATCAGGAAAATAAGTCACATACACCGAGTGAATACCTTCCAATGCCTGCTCCCAGGTTTCTCGTCTTGTCCAATCAAATGGAATTTCTGAACTTCTAGACAACCCTCTAGTTGAATAGCCAACATTGTCTAACTTGTTTAAAACTCTCACACCGGTTTTACCCTGTGCCCCAATGACTGCAATAATTTCCGTTTTCATATTTCGCCTCATATCGGTTAATTTAATTTTTTGAAATTTGTTTCAACTGCAGAAATAGTTTATAAAAGCAATAACTTATGTTTAATGCTCTTATATCCATAGTATTTTGCAGTTTGTCCAATAAAGAGGCTTTGCATATGAATGACATCAATCAGCGAGAAATCCCGAAGCTATCCGACACCTTAGGGCAAACGCTTTATTCCTTAAGACTCAATGGCTTGATGTATGCCAACTCCGAGCTCACCGCGCCATGGGGAGTAGAGATGCCTCCAATGTCTGGAAAAATGATGTTTCATATCGTCACCAAAGGCAGCTGTTGGCTGGGTTTCAAAAATGATGAAACGGTCTTTTTACAGCCTGGCGAACTGGTTCTAATACCAAAAGGAGAGGGACATTCAATCGCCTCGGAACAAGAGATTGAATGTAAGAACTTTTTTGAAATTCCCGTGACTAAACTGTCGGAACGTTTTGAGTTTATGCGCTATGGCGGTGGCGGTGAAGAGACTCACATAACATGTGGCATCCTGAGCTTTGATCATATAGCCGGACAAAAACTGATTTCTCAATTGCCCCCTGTTATCCATATAAAGTCTGAAAATAATGAGCTAGCTGAACAACTTAACACGCTCATCAACATTATGGCTCAAGAAGTTGCGAATGCGTCTACCGGCGGGGAAACGGTTGTGGCTAACTTAGCGGATATTATCGTCATTAAGGCGATACGCTATTGGCTAGAACATTCGAGCGAAGCTCAAGGAGGATGGTTGGGTGCGTTGAAAGACCCGAAAATTGGTAAAGCCTTGGCGGCCATTCATAACCAGCCCGGCGCCACTTGGAATGTAGAACGTCTTGCAGAGCAGGCAGGCATGTCTAGATCAGGGTTTTCTGCTCGGTTTACTGAGATCATGGAAATGTCAGTAAAGCAGTATCTAACAGAGTGGAGAATGCAGCTTGCCAGAATGAAAATCATGCAGTCATCCATTTCTTTACCTAATCTGGCTGAAGATTTAGGTTATCAATCTGAGGCCGCTTTCTCACGTGCCTATAAACGCGTATTTGGATTACCTCCATTTCGACAGAACCAAAAACACACAGACTGATTAAGGCTTTACCTTCACACATTTAGATATAGATAGGCAATAAAAAAGCCAGACTTCATTCACTCGTAAGTGTTTGAAAAATCTGGCTTTCGAATGTGGTAGCGGGGGCTGGATTTGAACCAACGACCTTCGGGTTATGAGTCAAAAAAATTAACAATATCAATAACTTGTAAACACTCTTCTTATCTTTTCTACAAATCTAATCTACTTTATACGGATTGAATAAATTGACCTTATTTTAAAAAGTATATACAATAAGGTATATATTTAATTAAGGAAGGGGGATTTATTATGGAAGCTAGAATTTTCCAATCCGGAAACAGTCAAGCCGTTAGAATTCCGAAAGAATTTCGTTTTGATGTCACGGAGGTTGAAATCTTTAAACGTGGCGATGAAATTGTTTTGAAACCGAAACCTAAAAATTTAGGAGTCGCTTTTAAATTACTTGGTGAGATGCCAGACGATTTTATGGTTGAAGGACGTGAAGATACCTTGCCTCAAGAAAGAGAGTCTTTTTAATTATGTATGTCCTTGATACCAATATCTGTATTTACATTATTAAAAAACAACCACCTAGCGTTTTTGAAAGATTTGAGAGCTTACCTTTAGGTTCAGTTTCCATGTCATTAGTGACGTTTGGAGAGTTGGAATATGGTGCCATGAGAAGTAACAATTCAGAAAAAGCACTGAATATTCTGGATGAATTGATTAACTATATTCCCGTTTTACCAATGGGAACCGATGTGGCTAAACACTATGCTGATATACGAGCCGACTTAGCAAAAAAAGGAACGCCTATTGGCAATAATGATCTATGGATCGCCGCACATACAAGATCACTAGGCCACATTTTAGTGAGCAATAACATTAAAGAGTTTGAAAGGGTTGAAAATCTTCATCTTGAAAACTGGATTTAAACTTAAGTTAGACTAGATATTTTAGATTTAATGAACGGCGTTATTCTTCTAATAATCAACGATAAGTATTTTTGTGATCGACTATTTAATGAGTCTATTAGGAGTGTATGAAAAATTAAGCATTCCGTCACTCAATCAGAATGCTTGAGCCACTATAATAAACTTATAACAGCACGGCCAAAGTGTGTGTAATCCTTTTCTTATTAACTAAGAGAAAAGATGTCATTGAGCAATAGACCTTATATTAGTATACCTCTAAACTTTTCTTAGATTCCAGTTCTTTTTTAAGGTTAAAGTCTGTCCACTTAATGAACCAGTTCTCTTTCATGCAAAACTCGATAATATCTGCTTTGAATTTAGGGCCTGAAATATTATATTTTGTTAACAGTTTTCCTTTAGTGCTTTGTGAAATGAAAGGGCATGATAAGGAGTCAAATAAGAGAAGCGTTAATTCTGTACTCATACATAGATAATCCTGATCTAATCCAGTGTATTTATCAAGAATACTTTTTTCTATTGAGCGCTTAATTACTGAATAATCATTAAAATTTTTAATATAGAACATTAAACAAACAACTGAAAAATATTTTAATCTAGGGTTTGTTTTATATGCCAAACTCGTACCTAATTCTTTTTCAAAGCCAAAATAGTCGGCCAGATTTTTTTCAGTTAATTTATAGGTTCTTCCGAGTTCAGATAGCGCTATTAATAAATAAAGTGTTTCGACATGAATATGTTCATCATATCTATTATTCTTAAATATAATGTTGATATTATCTGAGATTGATTTAAATAGATGGTGCTTTAAATCCTTATTTTTAAAGTTTTTATTTGAAAATAAAATTATATTTTGAATAATTCTGGAAACCTTAATTGTATAACTTACCCTTTGAGCTGCAGAATATATAAAAAACATAAACTCAACAAGCTCTATTAACGCCTGAATAATATTTTTCTCTTTTGGATTATCTATATTTAGGTAAATATCTAAAATCTTTTCGGTTTTAGATTCAAGAGATGCTAAAGCGTAATTGAGTACATCCTTATAGTTTGCGCCGGACTCCTTTAATATTGTTTTGAATTCAACTATTAGCTTTGAAGCGTTAAGAAATATTTCACCTTTTTTTATAAAATCACCAGGGGGTTGCTCTACATCTTCAACATGAAATTTAATTGAGTTCATAAGATTAGAAATCTTATTTTTAGCGATTGTTGTTTCTGTTATTATCGGTTTTTCATATAAATCAACTTTTTCATTATTAAAAGACAGTTTATATTCTTTCAATTCAAGTTGAAGAAATTTAACGATAATATTTTTATGTTCATCTTCATTGAAAAAGATAAAGTAATCATCAACATATCTGTAAACTTGATAATCAATCCCTTTTTTTAAAGACTTTTCCGAAAGTTTTTTCGACAAATTCAAATCTATTTTCTGAAGAATTAACTCTGCAAAAATTCTTGAAAATTCAGGGCCTATAATGACTCCATTAGTTTCATTAAAATTCAAGTTTTGCATCAACGAATCAAACTGTCCTGCAAAAAATGTCTTTGAACTACTTATGTCTTTTTTTACTTCATATTTATCTAAAACAGCCCAAGAGATAGAATGCGTATAAATACTATCAAAACATTTAGATATATCTAACTTCAAAAGCTTGTTATATTTCTTTTCTGCCCGATGATATATGTAGCTTTCAAAGAACTTATATACGTTACTGTATCTTTCATATGTAAAATATGACTTTAGTGTTTCGTATTCTTTTTCATATTCCTCGATCGTAACTATAGTGTCGTTAGACTTATTCTTAGAATGGATTTTATCTTTAAAAAAGTAACTCTTAGCAACAGACTTAGGCCTTCTGATTGAAAAACTACTTTTATCTGAATAGTAAATAATTAAATCTTTATATTTTTCATAAAAATTAACCATTTGAACTTGGCTAAAAACGTGTGGAATACTAAGAGTTCTAAACTGGTGTTCTTTATGAGCAATATCAAATGAAAATGGAATCTTTTGAAGCTTATTATTTTTAATTTCCAAGAAAAAAATTTGATCTGCTTCCTCTGTATAATTGCGGCGATCTTTAATGTCATGGGAATAAAATAACAGTCTTATGACTGTTTCAAAAACAAGTTTTTCATCATTAGTTGAAAAAGCATTCTTCCACTTTATTTTAGCTGAACTATCTCCTTTTTCGAGCTCATAACGAATACTATATTCGTTTAAAAACCTGTAAAAAAATCTATTTGAAAAGATAGGAGGAACCTCATAAGGAAGAACATCAGAGAGAACCACTCGGTTTCTAGAAAAACCAAGATTAGATTTTATTACTTTAGGCATTCTTCCACACCTTTACTATTTCATGAAGGTAACTAGAACTAGGAAGTGATTTATTAGGAGCTTTATATTGTCTAAATATCTTTTCTTGAAACCCTTTTTTAAAAGAATACTTATTAAGCTCAGATATTAATGGTGCAAAATCGATAGGTAATTCACTAGTTTTTCTATCTATATCTAAAATTCGTTCTTTCAAAAATTTGTCTAATTCGTCCAAGCAAGACAAATCATTAATGAAATTATTGGAGTAATAAACACCTACTAACGTATTTTGTTTTAACCCAAACAGTTTAGTATTGCTTGTCAAATATCTAATTCTATT
This window harbors:
- the nuoN gene encoding NADH-quinone oxidoreductase subunit NuoN, whose protein sequence is MNFVIPSFTPAIPEIVLLTLTSLLLVADTIWSKRSEFATYYATQLILLVVGYLVWTSFSVEQVLTFDGSFVRDAFGDVLKLFIVIISMGIFLFSKEYLLQQKFYRGEYFTLGLFGVLGMFVMVSAYNLITLYLGLEIMSLAIYAMVAMRKDNQFALESAMKYFVLGALATGMLLYGFSMLYGATGTIQFNEMAEVIASGNVDHVVLSFGVVFVVIGLAFKLGAVPFHMWVPDVYHGAPTAVTLYIGTAPKLAAFAIMYRLLVEGLPGLVEDWQSLIIMISILSLIVGAVITLVQDNLKRLLAYSGIGHVGFLLLGIIAANPDGYSAAMFYVIVYAITAVAGFGMITALARTGNEFDLIADFKGMNKRNPWLALMMLFVMFSMAGIPPFVGFYAKVLVIEEVVAAGFTWLAILAVVTAVISAFYYLKVVKVMYFDEPDDNTKVEPISNQLNWAVSFVSIALLLLGLMPSPLITLCYNSL
- a CDS encoding DUF2818 family protein → MTVDTAVWVLLVTAIVLANIPWILSNRVFVFIPVQKAKSIWFNFAEWFLYFLVTGIFAYLLEDKAMGHVKPQEWEFYVVTFFMFAIFSFPGFIYRYNLKMFLDKARGKKQAA
- a CDS encoding EAL domain-containing protein encodes the protein MKPSITVATVGKGCSQCHKDLGFEFSFAFQPIVNVREATIFGYEALVRGTEGQGAFSILNQVGADNRYAFDQACRVKAIGLAAKLNLQQVISINFLPNAVYEPEHCIQSTLKAAEANDFPIERIMFEITESEQVYDLDHMTEIFDYYQKTGFITALDDFGAGHAGLNTLSRFVPNILKIDMNLVTDIHRDTVKQSIFKGLASIATDLNFTLLAEGIEQEEEALYFKEAGVELMQGYYFAKPGFETLPAVDFASKVFG
- a CDS encoding DUF4345 domain-containing protein, with product MGNWIAKTYLLISGLIIILVGAYISLTPNDYLTSMNVPLGLELNGGIDKNLGPSVSFLSDLRAMGGLIFSIGLYVFIATFRKDSIKSAVFISVAFYTVFIVFRTLSFMLDGIPSLEIMVAFLIELMLAFFGLLLIFLKRDHYETKKLVKPVLKN
- a CDS encoding NAD(P)H-binding protein, encoding MKTEIIAVIGAQGKTGVRVLNKLDNVGYSTRGLSRSSEIPFDWTRRETWEQALEGIHSVYVTYFPDLAIPQAEADIRAFVELAKEKDIKHVVLLSGRGEEGAQRAETAVKESGLTWNIVRASWFMQNFSESFMLDGIQSGELVLPEAKAREPFIDVDDIADVVVAALTRIDLNNQLLEVTGPEMLTFTDCIAAISEATKQNIVYSGIPVGAYLAGAKAQGLPEDMAWLINELFVNVLDGRNEWTTDTVENVLGRPAVRFHEYVARTAKSSVWAISNQVQVS
- a CDS encoding AraC family transcriptional regulator encodes the protein MNDINQREIPKLSDTLGQTLYSLRLNGLMYANSELTAPWGVEMPPMSGKMMFHIVTKGSCWLGFKNDETVFLQPGELVLIPKGEGHSIASEQEIECKNFFEIPVTKLSERFEFMRYGGGGEETHITCGILSFDHIAGQKLISQLPPVIHIKSENNELAEQLNTLINIMAQEVANASTGGETVVANLADIIVIKAIRYWLEHSSEAQGGWLGALKDPKIGKALAAIHNQPGATWNVERLAEQAGMSRSGFSARFTEIMEMSVKQYLTEWRMQLARMKIMQSSISLPNLAEDLGYQSEAAFSRAYKRVFGLPPFRQNQKHTD
- a CDS encoding AbrB/MazE/SpoVT family DNA-binding domain-containing protein, producing MEARIFQSGNSQAVRIPKEFRFDVTEVEIFKRGDEIVLKPKPKNLGVAFKLLGEMPDDFMVEGREDTLPQERESF
- a CDS encoding type II toxin-antitoxin system VapC family toxin, which gives rise to MYVLDTNICIYIIKKQPPSVFERFESLPLGSVSMSLVTFGELEYGAMRSNNSEKALNILDELINYIPVLPMGTDVAKHYADIRADLAKKGTPIGNNDLWIAAHTRSLGHILVSNNIKEFERVENLHLENWI
- the drt3b gene encoding antiviral reverse transcriptase Drt3b, producing MPKVIKSNLGFSRNRVVLSDVLPYEVPPIFSNRFFYRFLNEYSIRYELEKGDSSAKIKWKNAFSTNDEKLVFETVIRLLFYSHDIKDRRNYTEEADQIFFLEIKNNKLQKIPFSFDIAHKEHQFRTLSIPHVFSQVQMVNFYEKYKDLIIYYSDKSSFSIRRPKSVAKSYFFKDKIHSKNKSNDTIVTIEEYEKEYETLKSYFTYERYSNVYKFFESYIYHRAEKKYNKLLKLDISKCFDSIYTHSISWAVLDKYEVKKDISSSKTFFAGQFDSLMQNLNFNETNGVIIGPEFSRIFAELILQKIDLNLSKKLSEKSLKKGIDYQVYRYVDDYFIFFNEDEHKNIIVKFLQLELKEYKLSFNNEKVDLYEKPIITETTIAKNKISNLMNSIKFHVEDVEQPPGDFIKKGEIFLNASKLIVEFKTILKESGANYKDVLNYALASLESKTEKILDIYLNIDNPKEKNIIQALIELVEFMFFIYSAAQRVSYTIKVSRIIQNIILFSNKNFKNKDLKHHLFKSISDNINIIFKNNRYDEHIHVETLYLLIALSELGRTYKLTEKNLADYFGFEKELGTSLAYKTNPRLKYFSVVCLMFYIKNFNDYSVIKRSIEKSILDKYTGLDQDYLCMSTELTLLLFDSLSCPFISQSTKGKLLTKYNISGPKFKADIIEFCMKENWFIKWTDFNLKKELESKKSLEVY